DNA sequence from the Phocoena sinus isolate mPhoSin1 chromosome 9, mPhoSin1.pri, whole genome shotgun sequence genome:
CATGAGACGAAGTGGGTCCAGGTGGCCAGGGCCCCGGCAGCTCCGTCACGGTGACACAGGTGCCACTGGCGGTCAGCAGGCTGCTCACCCCAAAGGACGCCCCGTCCACTCGGCCTGGGCTGGACGCCTGTCTCCGACACCCCCGCTCAAGGGCCAGCAGGTCCCTGAGGAGAAACAGTCAAAGAGTAAGCGGGCCTCTGAGCGCCTCAGTGACCGCCCAGCCCCCACCGCCAGGGCCAGAGACCTAGACGGCCCGGCGGGACCCGAGGACGGGAGTCCAGGGCGCAGGTGGGTCAAGAGCCCCTCCGAGGGAGGTGGGCCAGGCACAGGCCCTTGCCTACGGGGGTCCTGACCCGGCCCTGGCGGTTATGGCCATGCTGGATGGGATTCAGGCCCACCTTCACCAATTCTTCCCGTCTCCCAGATCTGCTCCGGCAACACAATCTCGTTACTTTCCTTTCTCGTAACTGCTCACGATTACCTGTATTAATTAACTCTGAGGTGTTTCCTTTTAACCATTTACACTTATTTTTGAAGAGATAACAGGTCACCATCATCGCCAATCTCGTTTCCTTCCTGGGAGAGCCATGCATTGGCAAACACAAATGAGAGCACCTGGGCCTccttgacaattttttaaaaaatcagcaatgAATTCAAAGCGGTTTCCACGTTCCATGGGCCAACTTGTGACCTCTGGTGGCAGCTGTGGGGCCTGAGGGCTCAGCCTTCAGTccttgatgaggaaactgaggtcgaGGGAGGGAAGGGACAGCGGAGGCACAGGGAGTAAGTGGCAGCACTGCCAGGCCCCTCACCTTTGCTCCCCGAACCTGCCTGTCAAGGCCAGCTCTTCACTGTGGCGCCAACAGAACAGTGCCCATTGCTGCCAGCCAGATAGCATGGCTCCAGCTGCAAACACGGGCAAAGGGGGGTTCGGGAGGGGAGGCCGGGCAGTCAAGGAAGCCAtcctggagggaggggcagggtggcACCTATGTTGGATCcagaaaaggggagggaggggactttCTAGTCGCCAGTGGCCGTGGGGAGGCAGAAACCCAGGTGTCAGTGCAAGACAAGAGCGCGAGGCAGGAGGCCAGCGGGAGGGACTCCGGCGATGCCCAGCAAGCACAGAAGGCTCAGGGTCTAAGAGAGGAAAGCAAGCAGACCTCTGCCCCAAGTGGCAGCTCCCCAACCCCACAGGCTCTGGCCGGGACCAGGCCAGGCTGGGTGAGGCCTGCAGAGAAACAAGGAGCCATTCACTCCTGCTGTTTACAAAACCTGGGGCTCCAGAGCCTCCGCCAGGCCCCGAGGCTGCGTTTCCATAGCAACGTCACTCCTCAGGCCCCCTCCAAGGAAATCAGACCCAGAGCTCCTCCCACACGCCCCAGGATGCTGGTGAGGCTGCTAACACATCTGACCCCCACCCCGTCTCTGACAAGGGGGCCCTACATCTTTCCCCAGCCCCCCTCCAGTCTTCGGCAGCCCAGCTCCTTCTTCACTTCTACCAACGTTTCTGTCCAAAAGGCATGGAGGCACCCGCTAAGAAACCTGGTCACTCCGGGGAAGCATCTGCTGGGTTTGTAAGCAGTGAGCGATGCAGTCACCTCCACGTTGGTTAAACCTGCTCTGGCCCACAGGGCACCGGGCACCAGAGATGGGCCATAAAAGCAGTAGCCAGATAGCCAGAGACGAGGACCCCGCCCGAGGGCGAGGAGGGAGGAGAACGTGTGCCCGGAACCTGGCCATGTGACTGGAGGCCGGGCTCCCGTCTTGCACTTGGGGTGTCCTGTGGCATCGGCCTCAGGAGGCAGCGGCGAGTCCAGGATGACGGGGTCCAGGCACCGTCTGTGAGAGCGAGGCACAACGGGCCAGCCTCGGGGGGACACCACCTCTTCAAGTATCTGCGGGCCTCTCTCCAGGGGTGCGCACATCCTCCCAGCCACTACGTTGGGGGTGAAAGCGGTCAGGGAGCCCTGGTGTACAGCCAGGGGCTGAAGTCGGGCAAACACCCACATCCTCGAGGCTGAATGGAGGGCACCGATGAGcagccgggggtggggaggacaacACGCCAGGCCTCCAGGGAAGAGCCACCAGCCCCGTGTCCAAATGCCCCGCCGCCGCCGGGGCGACGGGCTGGGGGGGAAGCGGTGCCCTGAGGAACCCCGCCAGCGATGGGGATGGAGGTGGTGcgcaaagggagagaaagaacaagGGGGCGGGCAGAGAATGGTGCGTGCGTGCCCACGTTCTGCGGAAGAGGACAGGGGAGCGGGAAGATGGCACTGGGACTGGACATCAGGCCTCCTGTGCCCCCAAGGTCCCATCTGGCAGGAGACACGTGCCCCGCCAGCACTTGGCTCTGTGCCCTCGGCCCTGGGTCCCACGCCCTTGTCTGCAGTTAGATGAACAGCACTGCAGTCAAACCCCGATTCTCCAGCGCGTCCATGACCTCTGCTCCGCTCCTGTGCCCCGCTTTACCCCAAATCTGCACACTTCAACCAGGCTGGGGCCCACACGCCTGTGCAAACCCAGCCAACGCAGAGGCCAGCAGCGGACAGCAGGCTCCGCGCAATGCGAGAATGGCTCGTCCACAGGCAACAGCGTCACCGTTCCTCTAAAAAACCAGAATCACCCTGGTCCTCTTACGGAAATGAGCGAACAGAGGCACTGGCCCAACCTGTGTCTGTGAAAAGGACTCGGTCACACGGACAAGGCTATGACTGAAACAGGTAACTCTGGATCTCCGGGGGGAGGCCCATCTTCCCTTGTTCAGAGCCAGCagttctgagtctcagtttaccTATGTAGGGAATGGGCCAGAAGAGGATGCCGTGAGTCGCCAAGTCTAGGGAAGAAATGGTTCAACTCGGAGCAGCCTCAGGTGGACAGTCACCTGGCCGCTTCGGGGAACTGGGGCCCCTTCCTCCGCCCCATTCCCTCCCGACCACAACCTGGCGCAGGGTTCTCGGACCCGGCACTGCCGCCATCTGGGGCCAGGGTAAGTCTCTGCTGCGGAGGCTCCTCTGTGCGTCCCTGTCTTCCACCCACGAGAGGACAGTGGCAATGCCCCCacaagctgtgacaaccaaaacatCTCTAGGCGTTGCGCAATGATCCCTGGGGGACAAAACTGCCCCCGGTTGAGAACCACTTCTCCAGAGCCCAAGCCCCCAAGCTCGGGACCGTCAAGCTTCTCATCTCCTCCCTTTCACTGCCCTCGTCTTCCTCACAGCCCCCCACCCTGGTGCCTCGCCGGTCCAGGCCTCCCCTCTCCGAGAACAAGGAGAGCCGCTGAGGGGAAGCCACACAGCAAGGGGACAGTGCGTCTCCCAGGAGGAGCTCGAGGGGTGGCAGCACTGACCAATACACGGCCCCCTGGACTGCTTTAGTTAGGGCACATGAcatccctgcccccacctggCCTACTACACCCGAACCTGCGAGGGAGGGACAGGACGTCTCAGTTTTAAGATGTGCTCAGGTGATTCTCGTTGAAGTCTGAGACCCACGTGCAATttaaggaagggaggcagggaggcagcgAGAGGTCCAGGGCCGGGCCCTGATCTCACCACCCAAATGCACTGGATGCAGAGTCCAGACGTTCAGGGAGCGCAGCCCTAGTCCCAGCCTCTCCCCCAGGCACGCTGGCCTCTCCTcacagggagcctgtgcagacaTGCCCTGCAGCAGCTGGGGAAGAAGACACGACCCGAGCGGTGTGGAGGTGAGACTTCACTTCCTCTCGTGGTGCTCCGACCACTGGACGCCATCCGTGTAAAGCCTTATTCAAGAAAACGCCATTTACGCTGTTAAAGTGAAAATACAGAGGACGCGACCtcaagggaggaaaggaaatacGTCGGTTTCCATAGAGGCTGAGTGAAAGGACTACGGTGAATGGTTCCTGCTTCCTTACGTTCTCAGTAACTTCCGAACGTCCTACCGTGAATTAGTCAGTGACACAGGGGAAGCGAGGGGACAGGCTCCCGGGCTCAACCGCACAGCCAGGGCCAAAGTGCAAGTTAGGCCTTGGTGCCTCTACACCCCCCCTTCCCTCTCAAAGTCCCTCTCCCAGCGGCCCGGCGCCTCAGCGGAGCTGGACTTGTGTCTTCTGGGTGTGACGAGCCCCGGCCtcacccttccttcttttcccattGATCCCACCAGGGCCTGGGCCCCATGCCCTCAGGTCCTGCGCTCGACCCTAAAGGAACTCAGGCCGGTCAGTCACTGGGATACGTGCCCTTTCTTGCTTCCTCAGACTGCTTTCACTGTAGAAAGAAGAAACCCCAAGGCTTCCAGTAGTCTGGAAACAAACTACAGGCGACAACGGCCATGTGATGACGGGGCGTCCCGGCTCTCCTCGATCACACGCCCGCAGGAGCTGGGCGGTGCCCTCCACCAGGGCTCTTGGGAACCCCGGGATCCACGGCCAAGTACAGACCCTAAGAAGACCAGTGTGCATGTGGGCACCTCCCTCTTAAAGTGGCTACTCTACCATATTAgggtttctttcctttccaggaAGAGTGTCCACGGCTTACCCAGGCCCTAGGTGGCTGAGGATATCCCGCACAGTGCCTGGTTGCTCTCTGAGAACACAGACCTTGAGGGCCTGCCACCCTGACACACACGGACAAGCCGCGTGTAGGGCCCCTCGCCCAGCGACACTTTCAAGGAGCACCGCGATCCATACGCTGTTCGGTACAACTCAGTCACCGATGACCAGAGCCCGCCCTCCCGCCCACGTACTGCCGGCAGTGACTCCAGCAGTGGGCAGATGGAAGATGACATCTCCGCGAAAACGAAAATGACAATCTGTCAAGAACTGAGAAACTGTCCTCATTCTTTTCAAACAAGTTTTGGAGCCTGGCTGTCCCCGTCTAATGTCCTAGGACGTGACACTGTGCCCCCTCCCGTCATCTACGCAGACTTCCCACAGGCAGCTTCTCAGGGCATCAGACCCTGCGGTCAGACTCACCGGCCTGCGCGCCTCGGCCAGGTCCCTGCTGGGGAAGATAAGGGGCGCGGGTGTAGCTCGGGAGATGCTCCAGGTTGGTCTTCAAGAAGAGAAGACGCTCAGCCGTCTCCCCTGGGAGAGGGGAGTCATGCTCCACAATGGTGGGGCCGCCCAGGGACGCAAAGACACTTGCAGAGAAGGCGCCCGTCAGGGCGCAGGATAGATACATGGCGGCCAGTCTCGCCAGGTCTGGCCGGACGTCCCACCGCTTCTGCCAGTAAGCAGGGGGTCCTCCTGGGCACCCACTGTCTCGTTCTCACGCAGGTACTTCTTGCGGATGATGCTGACCAGGTGGCTCTCCGTGGAGAGGGAAGCGCTGCTCCTCTCCGAGACCAGCAGCCCCCCGCTCTCCACCTGCTCCGGAGGCTCCTCTCCCTCTGGCCCAGCAGCAAGGACCCAGAGGTCCCACTTCTCTGCTCGGGCGCTTCCCGGCCCTTCCCTTCGGCCCCAGGGCTCCTGCGCGGCTCAGGGGTGTCCACACGCACAGCAGTGGGGCcctgcagggaaggggagggcggCAGCAGTACTCAGACGCCACGAGCTCCTTCACCTCGTACGCGAGAACTTGCTTCCAATGGTTGATGTCGGCCCCCTCGGGGAGGGCAGCCTCTATCCTGCCCTTGAAGCGGGGTCCAGCAGGGTCGCCAGCACCAACTCCTCACGGTGGAAGAGCTCAGGGAGCTGGTGGTCTGTGGAGAGCTGCAGGGCCAGGCCCTCGGCCAGCGGCACGGCCGCGCCCATCTCCCCGGTGCTCCGCTCCTCAAAGCGCCCGCGAACCTGCGCCAGGAAGACGCGCAGGTAGCGCAGCTGGGGCAGCACCAAGCTCAAGGCGGCCTGCGCGGAGCTCGCCTCCCGGACCACCATCCAGAAGGGCTGCGGGAGCTTGACCAGACTGTCCGTCAGGCTCCGCAACACGGCCGACAGGGCTGCCCCTGCCTTCCCCAGCTGCCGTTTCTCCAGCCACTCCAGCAAGTGGTAGGCGGACACCCAGGGATGCGAGAGCCCCAAGAAGGGCTGGTGGGCCAGGAGGCCGCACTGCCGCTGCAGCTGGGAGGAGCCGCCGGGCTTCCGCAGAGCCTTGGAAGTGGCTGCAGCTGGCCCCAGCCGTGCCTAGCATGATCTGAACACTATGTTGGTGACACAGAAGTTTCCCACCAGGGAGTCGAGGCAGTGGGCGAAGCGGGGGGTGTGGGTGTAGCCCCCCGTCCTCACGGCCTGCTCCAGACTCGGGCAGCCGCCCGACACCAGGAAGCCCAGGCGCAGCGCTGTGGCCAAGCCACAGAGGCTGAGCAGCCCCTACAGCTCCCGCGGCCCGTCTCCGCAGCCCTGTCCAGGGGCAGGCGTCGGACCCAGGCATGGCCTGCCTCCTCGGGCTGCCTGACGCCACCTGCCGGCCACGCAGCTGCGTCACCCCACAGTGGGCGGTGACAGCCGCGTGGTCCACGTCCGCGACCCGGGCTGCCACGGAAACAGTGAGGTGGACGCGGCCGCCCTCGGCCCACTGCATCCCCTGACGCACCTGCTTGCCCATCGCCCCGTGCAGCAGGGGCAGGGCTTCACGGGAGAAGAAGGCTGGAGACGGCAGGCGGTAGCGATGGTCCACCTGGGCCCTAAACCTCCTGAAGAGCGGGGCCAAGACAAAGGAGAGGGGCAGCGCCGGGCTGCGGGGCAACTCAGCAGCGCTCTGGCTCCAGGCCCGTGCTCGGAGCTGGCTGGGGGCACACATGTCACCTCAGTCCTCCCCAGCTGCCGTCGGTGGGAGTAGGCGGGGGAGGCCGAGCCTGTACCAGCTGCTCGGGCCCGCCCGTCCGTCACCATCTTCCAGAGGTGAGGAACCCAGCGGCAGCGCGGTGAATGCAGCTCCTCGGGGCACGGCTGGTGGCCCCCGTGGGCAGGTCCTTCTGCTTCTTTTCGggcccccctccccgctcccccccaGGGCCGGCTGCAGCtggcttcctccccacctcccgcccGCGCTTAGCTGCCAAGCGACAGAGCAGAGCTGCAGGCTGCAGCCGCCCCTTAACTCTGCCCTGTCTGAGCTCGGAGGCACACGGCGCACGTGACACGGCAGACACTCCTGCAGTTGATGGTAAAGAAGCGTCTCACGTCAGGCACGGTCTCTGACCCAGGGTGTCCAGGGGGCCCGGGGAGTGCCCGGGGGCCCAGCCCTTGGCCTCAGCCTGCGCAGTCCTCCCCAGGAAGCAAGCGCCTCTTCTTCCACATCTTGAGGTGACGCGCCTCTCCGGCCAGGTGGGCTATGAGGATGTCGGCTGGCCTCGCCGCTTCATCCTCGCCAGGCTGGCCCGCCTCCAGCCTGTCCGGGCTGGCCGCCTGGAGCAGCAGGAAGTCAGAGGGGACCGGACTGCAGCTGAGCACTGGGTCCCTCGACTTCCTTCCTGCCAGCTCCCCCTCCTCTCGCCTTCCACTTGGACACCTTCTTCTCAGGCTGCACCGGGGGCTCCTGCCCCAGCACGGACTGGAGGCCACAGGGTCCGGAGTCTCCCTCTGGCTTATCCTGCCCAGCAGCGGGGTGGCCATCTGCACAGGGGGCAGCCAGGCCAAGACCAGGCCTCTCCAGGGCAGGCTGCTCTCTTCTCACTGCGGACACGCAGCCCCAGGAGGCCTTCCTCCTGCTCCTCCAGGAAAACCTGGTCAGGTGCCGGGGCCCGTACGCTGCTGCCGAGGAGCGGGCTGGTCTCTTCCCCCGCGGGGATAGGTCCCTCCCAATCCTCCTTTGGGAGCCGGGGCTCCTGACTTTGCCGGGGCCACTGTGGCCTCCTCCCCTTCGCACACAAACTCCAGTCTGACCTCAGCCTCTGGCAGATGCTCCCTGGCGCCCCGGCCAAGTTCAGAAGGGGTGTTGAGAGCTCCGGTGTTGAACATGGAGCCAGGAGAAGCCAGCGTGGCAGGTGGGGTCTTGGCTCTGATCATGGAGGAGTCAGCACACACAGGGGACTCCTGCCCCATGGATCCTGAGTGTGTTTCCTGTGGGGCTTTTTGACTTTTCCGACTTCTGACGTGCCTGGGAGCTTGGGGCaatgagaaaacaggctcaggCTGTTCTCTGGCAAGGTGACACAAGACAAGGCAAGATCTAAGGCAAGATGAAGAGAATGGCTCTCAGCCAGCTGCCTACTCACTTCGGGGCCCACTGACGGGACAGTGAGGccggaggggagagaagagagcagaGGATGTAAGGGGTAGTAACCATATGAAATCAATCCCAGGACAAAACTCTCCAGATGCCACCTCCTGGGTGAAGCCTGACATTCACTCCTCCAGACCCAACGGAGCAGCCCTCGACCGGAGCCCCCAGCCCTCTGCACAGGAGTGGTTTCTGTGTCCATGTTCTTTGCCACGTTAACTCacatctcttttttccttcaatgTTTATCCAGAGCCTAGAAGGCATTGGCAGTCTTCCTGTGTGATGGATACAGTATAAGGTAGGCCAGGCCCCTGTGTGCACGTGGCCCCCAGGCTGGCGGGGGGCAGATGAGAGTAAAATGCCCCCACACACACGGCAGGGAAGACAAGAGCCGAGGTGCAGGGCGTGCAGAGGCGCTGCAGTGGCGCCGCAGGGCTGGGGGACTGCGGCGGGAGGGACCTCACCAAGACGTCAGGCAGGCTTCCCGGGAGGAGCTGCGGACGCTGGCGCTGTCAGCACAGGCCACGGGGGTGTGGAGGCCAGTCTCTGCGTCCTGGGCACCGGGGCCATGCCTGGCACCCGCAGGGCCTCATAAACAGGCAACGTCGCTCGGTAGCGGGGAGCAACGCGGCCCGAGGCTTCCCGAGCCTCTGTCAGAGCACGCGGTATGGGGCAGCTCCTGATGCCAGTGACGCAGGCCCCCAGCGCCCCCTCCCCTCGAAGCCCACTCCTCTCCGGCTCCGGCCCCTGCTGCTCCCTGAAGTGCCCCCGCTGAGGACCCAGGGACCCCCGGTGCCCCGCCTAGTGCGCTTCTCCGCACTACAGCACCTGCCCACGCCCCCCACCTGGAATGCTGCTACCCGCAGCTATGGGACAGCACATCTCCTCAGCTTTCCTGTCACCTGCGACTCCTTTTCAGTCTCTGTTCTAGTCCCTCTTCCTCTGCCCGCCCCTTAATGGTGTTTCCTGGGCTTCCTCGTCTCCAGGCCTCGTCTCTCCTCCCACACCCTCTCCCTGACCAGGGCCACCTTCACCGGCTGAGCAGCGCCAGCCCCTCTCGGCTCACGACTCCCTCGCAGGCTTCCCCTCACCTGCGCGGCCTACAGTCTACTCGAGCTCAGGAAACAGGACTCCTGCTCACCCAGATGCTCAGACCGCAAACCTCAGCACAGTCCTCGACTCCTTTCCCCACCCCGTTCATTGTCCTGCAGGTGAGGCCAAATCCAGGGCTCTCAAAAGAAAAGACACATgaagaagtcagagaagaaacatgcggaaagaagaaaagaaaatgagagggaaggaaaagccCAGTGAGCTAGGCTGTGTCTCCTTGGGAAGGAGA
Encoded proteins:
- the ZBED6CL gene encoding LOW QUALITY PROTEIN: ZBED6 C-terminal-like protein (The sequence of the model RefSeq protein was modified relative to this genomic sequence to represent the inferred CDS: inserted 3 bases in 3 codons; deleted 2 bases in 1 codon), which encodes MVVREASSAQAALSLVLPQLRYLRVFLAQVRGRFEERSTGEMGAAVPLAEGLALQLSTDHQLPELFHREELVLATLLDPXFKGRIEAALPEGADINHWKQVLAYEVKELVASEYCCRPPLPXQGPTAVRVDTPEPRRSPGAEGKGREAPEQRSGTSGSLLLGQRERSLRSVESGGLLVSERSSASLSTESHLVSIIRKKYLRENETVGAQEDPXAYWQKRWDVRPDLARLAAMYLSCALTGAFSASVFASLGGPTIVEHDSPLPGETAERLLFLKTNLEHLPSYTRAPYLPQQGPGRGAQAGTCWPLSGGVGDRRPAQAEWTGRPLG